The Dehalococcoidia bacterium genomic interval GCCAGAACCCTCTCGCTCACACCCGTCAGCCGGGATAATCGAGTGAGATAGGCCTCCCGCATGGCACTATCCTTCATCTCTGCAATCAGGGGCAACAGTTTCTCGATAAGCTGTGATTTCCCCTCTAACCGGGTCAGATTAAACTCCCTGGCGGTAGAGGTGAACAGGTAGTCGATCAGCGGCTGGGCCGTATTGACCAGTTCCCGCCATTTTTCGGGGCTCTCCCGAATCACGTCATCCGGGTCCTTCCCCTCCGGCAACGACAGGATATTGATGTTGCCCCGAAGCTGAGTCCCGCCTTCCAGCCAGCCACGTACGCCTCCAGTCTCCTGCTTGAGCATGCTCCGGAAAAGTTCGATGCCTCGAAGCGTGGCGGCATTTCCGGCAGCGTCTGAGTCCAGCGATAGATAGATATGGGTGGTCAGCTTCTCAATCATGGAGATTTGCCTGTCCGTCAGAGCGGTGCCCATCGAGGCAACCACGTTAAGGAATCCATATTGATGAGCCGTGATGGCATCCATGTATCCTTCAACAATCACCACTCGTCCTTCACTCCGGATAGCTTCTTTGGCGCGGTCCAGGGCGTACACGATATCGCTCTTCTTGAAAATGGGGCTTTCCGCCGAATTCAAATACTTGGGCATGGAATCATCCAGGGCACGAGCCCCGAACCCCACCACCTGTCCTTTGATATTGCAGATCGGGTACATGAGCCGCCCCCGAAACCGATCATAGCAACGACCTTCTTTCTCGGTGGCCAGCCCGCCAGTCACCAGTTCTGCTTCACTAAAGCCCTGCCCCTTCAGATGCCTTTTCAGTTGTTCCCAATCATCGAGGCTGAATCCGAGCCGAAATGCCTTGATGGCCTGCTCCGTAAGCCCGCGTTTCTGAACATACTTTCGGGCTGATTCCGCCGCCGCTGAGGTCAGCAGAAGCTGATGAAAATAATCTGCTGCCGCTTCATTGGCCTGATAGAGCCTCGGCAGCCGTTCATCCACCTCAACCC includes:
- the dnaG gene encoding DNA primase codes for the protein MNISEEVKQRLDIASVVSGYVQLGKSGKNLRGLCPFHTEKTPSFFVFPDRQTWRCFGCGVGGDVISFVMKKEGLEFGEALKTLAQRAGVSLPEKKARVEVDERLPRLYQANEAAADYFHQLLLTSAAAESARKYVQKRGLTEQAIKAFRLGFSLDDWEQLKRHLKGQGFSEAELVTGGLATEKEGRCYDRFRGRLMYPICNIKGQVVGFGARALDDSMPKYLNSAESPIFKKSDIVYALDRAKEAIRSEGRVVIVEGYMDAITAHQYGFLNVVASMGTALTDRQISMIEKLTTHIYLSLDSDAAGNAATLRGIELFRSMLKQETGGVRGWLEGGTQLRGNINILSLPEGKDPDDVIRESPEKWRELVNTAQPLIDYLFTSTAREFNLTRLEGKSQLIEKLLPLIAEMKDSAMREAYLTRLSRLTGVSERVLAGKLADRFYRKEPGKPKRKSPEISHSSRKNTGDQLEEYCLSLLLRHPLLRELANDISADHFECAQNREVFAAWQKTRTSEDLLGALDAELHDHVQNLLDKQTPPLDKSEQEKAFADCFRRLKMRSLKSQYVFEAESALEDGTNLEEGSARLIELQRRHASLS